CAGCAATAATTAAGCAATataaatatagttgcttcacaaactaaaaatatGACCAGATAAAAGATTGGATGATGAGCTCATATGGATTGCTGGATAgagctcaaattttgtggagagtaATTATTTGAGCATATGAAAGATATGGAAAAATCTCAGAACATTTGGATAATCCTAGCTAGTACTTCACAAAGCTATCTCTAGATAGAatctttggaaatttcccgaggaagatttactaggcAAATGGAGATGAATATtagcatgtggcaatgatttggaagaattgcccaaaaagtttgagggaAATACGAGGGGCATAgatagcacttgctttgcaatgtgccaatctggACAGAAAATATAAATTGAagttgggctcacatagatgatttgattgagctgcaatttggaggaggatgataatttgggcatatgaaggcactgtaaaaatttcataccatttcGATAAAtaaaaatggcacttgcttcacaatgctctacACTGAACTGAAAAATTGGGAAACATATTGAGGAAAATTGGATAAATTAAATGATCCAAAAATTTGGTGGAGGGAGGTTCTATGGTCAAGGCCATGCCCTGATAAATTTTCAGCAATTATAAAGCAATCTAAAatgtagttgcttcacaaactgaaaatattaCTAGAAACAAACATTGGATGGTGAGCTCACATGgattgttagatggggctcaaatttAGTGAAGAACTATTATTTGGGcatatagaagatgtggcaaaaattcaactcattaggatGTTCCTAGCTAGTACGTCATTCACAAAGCTTCTAGCTGAGTataaactttggaaatttgccaagGAATATTTACTAgcaaaatggagctgaattttttcACGAGGTAattatttggataggaaagagtgcccaaaatgtttgagggcaatcaagaaaatataaataacacttccttcacaaaatgttgttttgaacagaataggaaaatgattattgttgaattatttttgaactagggaATGAAGGGTTTTCACATATTTGAGGAATATAtgatccaaagaatttatgagaattttttagaaattttgggaatgacagaaatgtaggctgcttcacaacctagggcaaaaattgacacatggacatgacacataggcaaaaattgacacatgaaCGTGACACAAAGGCAAAACTGAtaaggtggcgcctagtcatagcaatgcaccacaatttacaagaatataaccatctatattggtcgtgatcagctagaaataaggcagcagaccggtgttgtctgctttatgaccatttcatgttatggtttagggtttggagcccctcgaacagcttatGACCAGTTGATCTGAAATGGCCGTAGATTTATGAccatttcttccagggtcactgacagaaggtcacaagttgacatattttttgtagtgtacataCACAAACACACATATTATTTAATACTCCAGAAAGGAAAAGATACAACTTAAAGATGATAGAAATTATAAGCTTATCACTTAAGCTGTGACATGATAATATCCTTGCAAACATAAGAAACTCCCTTTATTTTTCTTCATTGGAGTTCACGATCCGTCCATACATAAACAAATCACACTGCAATGGTACTTGAGAGTACGCCTTTTGGATAAACTTTTGAGAAAGGCTTCACTTGTAGACCTCGATGACACCTCGTGCACCGAGTTTCTTGATAATTTTGTAGTCGGTGAACCCTGCTTTCATGAAGAGCTCACGCCAGTCATTTTCGCTACGTTGACGGCCTCTCGTGAACACAAGCATGAGCAAGTCCATGAGAGTCTGGGCCTCAAACATGACAGGTCCTAATGATGGTTCGACCACAATGTCAATGACAATCACCTTCGCTCCTTCTTCACGGGAAGGAATGGAATTCTTACACTGGGTAAGGATCTTCACGCAGTCGTCGTCACTCCAGTGGTGCAGCACAAGCTACGTACAAAGAGTATATAGCCCTGTTAGCGTCAGTTCAGTCTTAAATTATATATACTACTCCCATCCATATTATACTTGCTTATAAGTTATACCAAAGCTGTGACAATTAATATGCATCAGAGGGAGTACAAGTTTTAGATTTATTTAGTCATTGTCTGCAATGGTGAAGTATAAATTAGTACTCCCTTCGTGCTGAAATACTTGTTGGAGAAATGGATTATCCAGAGGGAGGGATCGGAGTAGTTGATAAAAATTAAGGTGCCATTTCCATCGATTCACACCATCACACTATACATACAATACAAAGCAGAAAACACGTACCTTGAGCATCACGGCCTGAGCCTTTGGGACGGTGTGGAAGAGGTCACCGGCGACATAGTTGACTACACAGTCCGACGGAGTTTTTTGGATCACCTTGGGGAGATCCAGCACGGTGCACTTGACGTGCGGGTGGGCCTTGGTGATGGCCCTCGCCGTCTTTCCATCGCcactaaagattttccctcaactaagatagttggggtttcagcacgagcacatagggatcaaagatgatccaagtaaaaagctccCGGAGTGTGATTGATTTTGAATGGTTCTTCAACctttggtgtagtaggtacaactatttttttggtattttgcatttccttgcccataactaaagatagaaaacaagagcacaaaataaaaactacttagtgataaagcaaacaagcacacacgagaatattcaccccacactataactccctggcaacggcactagaaaaaggtcttgataacccacaagtataggggatcaactgtagcctcttttgataagtaagagtgtcgaacccaacgcgg
The DNA window shown above is from Triticum aestivum cultivar Chinese Spring unplaced genomic scaffold, IWGSC CS RefSeq v2.1 scaffold15189, whole genome shotgun sequence and carries:
- the LOC123175170 gene encoding probable O-methyltransferase 2, which translates into the protein GDGKTARAITKAHPHVKCTVLDLPKVIQKTPSDCVVNYVAGDLFHTVPKAQAVMLKLVLHHWSDDDCVKILTQCKNSIPSREEGAKVIVIDIVVEPSLGPVMFEAQTLMDLLMLVFTRGRQRSENDWRELFMKAGFTDYKIIKKLGARGVIEVYK